In a genomic window of Sporosarcina trichiuri:
- a CDS encoding sensor domain-containing protein, whose protein sequence is MVLRQTHNLHSVTQLLDDKFCVSIMDTEGRITYVNRRFCELSKYEECELINQTYGLLNPAYDRERFLSQLESCVTAQGVWQEQVKSIAKDGTSYWVLATLVPVRDETGATVQYISVDLDITTEQLTSERYTQTLQVLHNLETALDHASVIAVTDAAGVIRYVNPKFCELSQYTEDELLGKTHRVINSGYHSKEFFGGMWATIKNGNIWRGEVKNRAKDGSFYWMNTTIVPFTDTSGKPFEYISIRTDITARIEAEQALESALKNDFRKTVKNLQNAIFKYETDEQGQICITLLEGKLCEKIGLTAQLLNAKGEDHPFSADEAARIRPYLYAALDGEPGQFELSYAGRTFIIYLSPILDGSSVTEVVGTCVDITERKKAEQLAEHMAYYDSLTGLANRRLFKSEVTKVMDSGTERFSILYLDLDRFKNINDSLGHFVGDNVLKAVAERITLCLKPDDLASRLGGDEYVIMLKETAMDRVNAAARQILEEISAPFTLGSLEVFITPSIGISRFPADGEDYDTLMRNADTALFTAKDQGKSTYRFFTEEMNSNMIEKTLLEMDLRQAISRDELELHYQPQYDMKTGTITGVEALARWNHTKKGMISPGQFIPIAEESGMILPIGQWVMETACRQAKQWQDAGLLLGRVSVNVSIRQFKQPSFVSSVLAILEKTGLAPQFLNIEITESMTTDVHYSQKILKQLHEEGIRVSIDDFGTGYSSLSYLSTFPITHLKIDQIFLKDLSSSNTAIIKTIIELAKNLSIDVIAEGVETNEQASFLSTLRCDEVQGFLYSRPLPSDTLTQLLMEQENR, encoded by the coding sequence ATGGTTTTACGTCAAACCCATAATTTGCATTCCGTCACACAGCTGCTGGATGATAAATTCTGCGTATCCATCATGGACACGGAAGGCAGAATTACCTACGTCAACCGGCGATTCTGTGAACTGTCCAAATATGAGGAATGCGAACTTATCAATCAAACATACGGCCTGTTGAATCCAGCCTACGACAGAGAGCGGTTCCTCTCGCAGCTGGAGTCCTGTGTCACAGCCCAGGGCGTCTGGCAGGAGCAGGTGAAGAGCATCGCCAAAGACGGAACTTCGTACTGGGTTCTGGCAACACTGGTGCCTGTCAGGGACGAAACCGGTGCAACGGTTCAATATATCTCTGTCGATCTGGATATCACCACGGAACAGCTGACGAGTGAACGCTATACGCAGACACTGCAGGTCCTGCACAATTTGGAGACCGCTCTGGATCACGCGTCTGTCATTGCAGTGACAGATGCAGCCGGCGTGATCCGCTATGTCAATCCGAAGTTCTGTGAGCTGTCACAATACACGGAAGACGAGCTCCTCGGCAAAACACACCGCGTCATCAATTCAGGCTATCATTCTAAGGAATTCTTCGGAGGCATGTGGGCGACCATCAAAAACGGAAATATCTGGCGCGGCGAAGTGAAGAATCGGGCGAAGGATGGCTCGTTTTATTGGATGAACACGACAATCGTCCCGTTCACCGACACCAGTGGAAAGCCATTCGAATACATTTCGATCCGGACGGACATCACCGCTCGCATCGAGGCGGAGCAGGCGCTGGAGAGTGCGCTGAAGAATGACTTCCGGAAGACGGTGAAGAACTTACAGAACGCCATTTTCAAATATGAAACGGATGAGCAGGGGCAGATCTGCATCACCCTGCTTGAAGGGAAGTTATGTGAAAAAATCGGGTTGACCGCACAGTTGCTGAACGCCAAAGGAGAAGATCATCCTTTCAGCGCTGACGAAGCCGCCCGAATACGGCCGTATTTGTACGCTGCGCTTGACGGGGAACCGGGCCAGTTCGAACTGTCGTACGCCGGCCGTACATTCATCATCTACTTGTCCCCTATCCTTGACGGCAGCTCTGTAACGGAGGTTGTCGGGACGTGTGTGGATATTACGGAACGGAAGAAGGCCGAACAGCTCGCAGAACATATGGCCTATTACGATTCTCTGACAGGACTTGCGAACCGCCGCCTGTTCAAGTCGGAGGTCACTAAAGTGATGGACAGCGGTACGGAGAGATTTTCGATTCTATATCTGGATCTCGACCGTTTTAAGAATATTAACGACTCGCTCGGACATTTCGTCGGCGACAACGTGCTGAAAGCCGTCGCCGAGCGGATCACTCTCTGTCTGAAGCCGGATGATCTCGCGAGCCGGCTCGGCGGGGATGAATACGTCATCATGCTGAAGGAAACCGCCATGGACCGTGTGAATGCGGCTGCTCGGCAGATCCTTGAGGAGATTTCCGCACCGTTCACACTGGGCTCATTGGAGGTGTTCATCACGCCGAGCATCGGGATCAGCCGTTTCCCGGCAGACGGAGAAGACTACGATACACTCATGCGGAACGCGGACACTGCGCTGTTCACGGCCAAAGACCAGGGAAAAAGCACATACCGGTTCTTCACAGAAGAGATGAACAGCAACATGATCGAAAAGACGCTGCTGGAAATGGATCTGCGGCAGGCGATCAGCCGTGATGAACTCGAACTGCATTACCAGCCGCAATATGACATGAAAACCGGCACAATCACCGGCGTGGAAGCATTGGCCCGGTGGAACCATACGAAAAAAGGCATGATCTCACCGGGACAGTTCATTCCGATCGCGGAAGAAAGCGGCATGATCCTGCCGATCGGTCAGTGGGTGATGGAAACTGCATGCCGCCAGGCGAAACAGTGGCAGGACGCAGGGCTGCTGCTGGGCAGGGTCAGCGTAAACGTCTCCATCCGCCAGTTCAAGCAGCCCTCGTTCGTCAGTTCTGTACTGGCTATTCTGGAAAAGACGGGTCTGGCGCCTCAATTCCTGAACATCGAGATTACGGAGAGCATGACGACCGATGTCCACTATTCACAGAAGATACTGAAGCAGCTGCATGAGGAAGGGATCCGTGTCAGTATCGATGATTTCGGGACCGGGTATTCATCACTCAGTTATTTAAGCACCTTCCCGATCACCCATTTGAAGATCGACCAGATCTTCTTGAAGGATCTGAGCAGCAGCAATACCGCGATCATCAAGACAATCATCGAACTGGCCAAAAACCTGAGTATCGATGTCATCGCAGAAGGTGTGGAAACAAACGAGCAGGCATCCTTCCTGAGCACACTGCGGTGTGACGAAGTCCAAGGTTTTCTGTACTCACGTCCGCTGCCGTCCGATACACTGACTCAGCTGCTCATGGAGCAGGAGAATAGGTGA
- a CDS encoding acetyl-CoA hydrolase/transferase family protein, translating to MEGQLGRIRRESLREKVVSADEAASWIQDGMTLGLSGFTRAGDAKAIPEALVKRAHDEQFKVNVFTGASLGHDIDKLFTEAGIVNKRLPFQADAAMRKGINNGELLFVDHHLSNTSELVRGGVLPQIDYAVLEAVAIAEDGSIIPSTSIGNSLIFAEHAKAIIVEINVAHSEEWEGVHDVYDPGVLGDREPIPLMHPDERIGTYGIPVDPDKIAGIVLTEEYDSFSTIDQPDAETETMAGHLLQFLRSEIEAGRLTNELAPLQSGIGSQANAVLHGLLDSEFENLELYSEVLQDSVFELIDVGKVKSASCTSITVTEERMDKLRNNLPFYKEKIIMRPQEISNHPEVIRRLGTISINTALEFDIYGNVNSTHVTGTKMMNGIGGSGDFARNARLAIFVTKSLAKDGAISSCVPFVSHVDHTEHDVDIIVTEQGYADLRGLAPKERVPLIIDRCAHPSYRDQLWTYYKEALSRGGHTPHILEKALGWHIRLTETGTMHETREEVKPL from the coding sequence ATGGAAGGACAGTTGGGACGGATCAGAAGAGAGTCGCTGCGGGAGAAAGTCGTGTCAGCCGACGAGGCGGCTTCGTGGATACAGGACGGAATGACATTGGGCCTCAGCGGATTCACACGTGCGGGAGACGCGAAAGCGATACCGGAAGCACTGGTGAAACGGGCGCATGATGAACAATTCAAAGTGAATGTCTTCACGGGCGCGTCACTCGGGCATGATATCGACAAGCTGTTCACAGAAGCGGGAATCGTCAACAAGAGGCTGCCGTTCCAGGCGGATGCCGCAATGCGCAAAGGCATCAACAATGGGGAATTGTTGTTCGTCGATCACCACCTGTCCAATACCTCTGAGTTGGTGCGCGGCGGTGTTCTGCCGCAAATCGATTATGCAGTCCTCGAAGCGGTTGCAATTGCGGAAGACGGGTCGATCATTCCTTCGACATCCATCGGAAATTCCTTGATTTTTGCAGAACATGCGAAGGCGATCATCGTGGAGATCAACGTCGCACACTCTGAAGAATGGGAAGGGGTCCATGATGTCTATGATCCCGGCGTGCTCGGAGACCGTGAACCGATTCCGCTCATGCATCCGGACGAACGGATCGGCACGTACGGCATCCCGGTGGACCCCGATAAAATTGCAGGGATCGTGCTGACCGAGGAATACGATTCATTCTCGACGATCGACCAGCCCGATGCGGAAACGGAGACCATGGCTGGACATCTGCTGCAATTCCTCCGCTCGGAAATCGAAGCGGGCCGGCTGACGAATGAGCTGGCACCGCTTCAGTCGGGAATCGGTTCGCAGGCGAATGCCGTGCTCCATGGTCTGCTGGATTCGGAATTCGAAAATCTCGAACTGTACTCCGAAGTGCTGCAGGATTCGGTCTTTGAACTGATCGACGTGGGAAAAGTGAAATCCGCTTCCTGCACCTCCATCACAGTGACGGAAGAACGGATGGACAAACTGCGGAACAATCTCCCGTTCTATAAAGAGAAAATCATCATGAGGCCGCAGGAAATCTCGAATCATCCGGAAGTCATCCGTCGTCTCGGTACGATCTCCATCAACACGGCACTCGAATTTGATATCTACGGCAACGTCAACTCGACACATGTCACAGGCACGAAGATGATGAACGGCATCGGCGGATCCGGTGACTTTGCACGCAATGCCAGACTGGCGATCTTCGTGACGAAGTCACTTGCGAAGGATGGCGCGATATCGAGCTGCGTTCCGTTCGTCTCCCATGTCGATCATACGGAGCACGATGTAGACATCATTGTGACGGAACAAGGCTATGCGGACCTCCGAGGGCTGGCACCGAAAGAGCGGGTGCCGCTCATCATCGACCGCTGTGCTCATCCTTCCTACCGGGATCAGCTGTGGACGTACTATAAAGAGGCGCTGAGCCGCGGCGGCCATACCCCGCATATTCTGGAGAAGGCACTCGGCTGGCATATCCGGCTGACGGAAACCGGCACGATGCACGAAACTCGGGAAGAAGTGAAACCACTATGA
- a CDS encoding NAD(P)-dependent oxidoreductase yields MRIAMFGGTGRVGSLMLAALLEDGHTVTALVRDPGRLKAHPHLTVVQGDVKQKQDAQKTIEGADCVVSALGTDKSTTLSEAVPHMIAGMEQEGIRRILTIGTAGILNSRLTPGALRYNGGDSNRKLTAAAEEHHAAYSALAASSLDWTIVCPTYLPDGSETGVYRVMDDWLPPDGRQISTGDTAHFAVRELVEGKHAGHRVGIAY; encoded by the coding sequence ATGAGAATTGCCATGTTCGGCGGTACAGGAAGAGTCGGTTCCCTCATGCTTGCGGCATTGCTGGAAGACGGCCATACTGTCACGGCACTCGTACGGGACCCTGGCAGACTGAAGGCTCATCCGCATCTGACAGTTGTCCAGGGAGATGTGAAGCAGAAGCAGGATGCCCAAAAGACGATCGAAGGAGCGGACTGCGTCGTAAGTGCACTCGGCACAGACAAATCGACAACACTGAGCGAGGCGGTCCCCCATATGATTGCGGGGATGGAACAGGAGGGGATCCGCCGAATCCTGACGATCGGGACAGCGGGCATCCTCAACAGCCGGCTGACGCCAGGGGCACTGCGCTACAATGGCGGTGACTCGAATCGCAAGCTGACAGCTGCAGCGGAAGAGCACCATGCTGCGTACAGCGCGCTTGCCGCATCCAGTCTGGATTGGACAATCGTCTGCCCGACCTATTTACCTGACGGCAGCGAGACAGGTGTATACCGCGTAATGGATGACTGGCTGCCGCCCGACGGCAGACAGATATCGACGGGGGATACCGCCCATTTCGCAGTGAGGGAATTGGTTGAAGGCAAGCATGCGGGACACCGTGTCGGCATTGCTTATTGA
- the mgtE gene encoding magnesium transporter, with amino-acid sequence MKLGLLNKEKKQENWDKEKLERAIVRVLSEGKKDTFLEIVHTLPPHELAEYYKELPKKRKPLFLEWLSIEEITGILRYLSKDEQLTVLERIGPDRSTHILHMMQNNDLAFLLTGLSKGKVDDLIAQMRREEMESILHIMDYPPKTAGRVMTNRYIPISPDSTVGEAEEKLKTFENLAYFVNYLYVVDENQRLIGVVTFRDLLLSENSSRISDIMRDQPITVDVQMKQEEVARIIGQFDFEAIPVVSGDQVLVGTISGDQVLDIVVREADEDIEMLLASGKSIDFRTKPVTAARRRLPWLILLLFIGLVSGSIISRFEETLEAVVALAFFMPMIAGMTGNTGTQSLAVVVRGLASEEMTWKKATKLILRELVVGVLIGVTCGLLIAVIAFFWQGSAVLGFVVGVSLLCTLIIGTIAGTVIPLILNRFKVDPAVASGPLITTLNDILSLLIYFGIATMFLSKLT; translated from the coding sequence ATGAAATTGGGACTGCTCAACAAGGAGAAAAAACAGGAGAATTGGGATAAGGAAAAACTGGAACGAGCGATTGTCCGCGTCTTAAGTGAAGGCAAAAAAGATACGTTTCTTGAAATTGTCCACACCCTGCCCCCTCACGAACTCGCAGAGTATTATAAAGAGCTGCCGAAAAAACGGAAACCGCTATTTCTGGAATGGCTGTCCATCGAAGAAATTACCGGCATTCTGCGGTATTTAAGCAAAGACGAACAGCTCACTGTCCTGGAACGGATTGGGCCGGACCGGTCGACACATATTCTGCACATGATGCAGAACAACGATCTGGCATTCCTGCTGACTGGCCTCTCAAAGGGCAAAGTCGATGATCTCATTGCCCAGATGCGGCGTGAAGAAATGGAATCGATCCTGCACATTATGGATTATCCGCCCAAAACGGCAGGCCGGGTCATGACGAACCGGTATATCCCGATTTCGCCCGACAGCACGGTCGGTGAAGCGGAGGAGAAACTGAAAACGTTTGAGAACCTTGCGTATTTTGTGAATTACCTATATGTGGTCGATGAGAATCAGCGCCTTATTGGCGTTGTGACGTTCCGCGATCTCCTGTTGTCGGAAAACAGCAGCCGAATCTCGGACATCATGCGGGATCAGCCGATTACAGTCGACGTCCAGATGAAGCAGGAGGAAGTCGCCAGGATCATCGGTCAGTTCGATTTCGAGGCGATCCCCGTCGTATCGGGGGACCAGGTGCTCGTAGGGACGATTTCCGGTGATCAGGTGCTCGATATCGTCGTGCGTGAAGCTGATGAGGATATCGAGATGCTGCTGGCTTCCGGTAAGTCGATCGACTTCCGGACGAAACCAGTGACCGCTGCCAGGCGCAGGCTGCCCTGGCTGATCCTTCTGCTGTTCATCGGACTCGTATCGGGCAGCATCATCTCCCGCTTCGAGGAAACATTGGAAGCAGTTGTGGCGCTGGCATTCTTCATGCCGATGATTGCCGGGATGACCGGAAACACCGGGACCCAATCTCTTGCAGTCGTCGTCCGGGGGCTCGCTTCCGAAGAGATGACCTGGAAAAAGGCGACCAAGCTCATTCTCCGTGAGCTTGTCGTCGGTGTCCTGATCGGTGTCACCTGCGGTCTGCTCATCGCAGTCATCGCCTTTTTCTGGCAGGGCAGTGCGGTTCTCGGCTTTGTTGTGGGCGTATCACTGCTATGCACGCTCATCATCGGGACAATCGCCGGGACTGTCATCCCGCTGATCCTGAACAGATTCAAAGTCGATCCGGCTGTCGCGTCAGGGCCTCTCATCACGACATTGAACGATATTCTGTCATTGCTGATTTATTTCGGCATCGCGACGATGTTCCTATCGAAACTCACATGA
- a CDS encoding transporter substrate-binding domain-containing protein gives MKKWSIGSMMLAGALLLGACGGGSAGSDDDADYELVKKGKLTFASSGEYKPFNYEENGKLTGFDIEIGEAIADKLGLEPDPVTNPFQTILPGLVAKKYDAIIGSMAYTKKRAEQAAFTKPYYYSGGMIWVAEDNNDIKTPEDVKGKKIGVGAETTYEKPAETLSDNLQYYSADQVALKDLTVGNRLDAVITADIVGYEAIDKGFAIKEVGKPL, from the coding sequence ATGAAGAAGTGGTCGATCGGAAGTATGATGCTCGCGGGTGCTCTGCTGCTTGGTGCGTGCGGCGGGGGCTCTGCGGGTTCGGATGACGATGCAGATTACGAGTTGGTGAAGAAAGGGAAGCTGACGTTCGCGTCCAGCGGTGAGTACAAACCGTTCAATTATGAGGAGAACGGAAAGCTGACAGGATTCGATATTGAAATCGGCGAAGCAATCGCTGATAAGCTCGGTCTTGAGCCTGACCCCGTAACAAATCCATTCCAAACAATCCTGCCCGGCCTGGTGGCGAAGAAATATGATGCCATCATCGGCTCGATGGCCTATACGAAAAAACGGGCCGAGCAGGCAGCCTTCACTAAACCCTATTACTATTCAGGCGGCATGATCTGGGTCGCAGAAGACAACAACGATATTAAAACCCCCGAAGACGTGAAAGGGAAGAAAATCGGAGTCGGCGCGGAAACAACCTATGAAAAACCGGCCGAAACACTATCAGATAATCTTCAATACTACAGTGCAGACCAGGTGGCGCTGAAAGACCTGACTGTCGGAAACAGGCTGGACGCCGTTATTACCGCTGACATTGTCGGCTATGAAGCAATCGACAAAGGGTTTGCCATCAAGGAAGTGGGCAAACCGCTCTAG
- a CDS encoding transporter substrate-binding domain-containing protein — protein MEQPSIAVRKDNDGLRQAIDDALQELIDEGTYKEISEKWFDRDLLDIDLENAELLE, from the coding sequence GTGGAACAGCCGTCCATTGCTGTCAGGAAGGACAATGACGGATTGCGGCAGGCGATCGATGATGCATTGCAAGAACTGATCGATGAAGGCACATACAAGGAAATTTCCGAGAAATGGTTTGACCGGGATCTGCTCGATATAGATTTGGAAAACGCAGAATTACTAGAGTGA
- a CDS encoding transporter substrate-binding domain-containing protein — MGKFKMMLLMLAASVLLLAACGKDDDGKASGSDSGSKDAGYELVKKGKFTYAASGVYKPFSYEDNGKLTGFDIEIGEAIADKLGLDPVPVTNPFETILQGLVAKKYDAIIGSMAYTKKRAEQADFTEPYYYSGGMIWVSKDNEDIKTPEDLEGKKIGVVAQSTYEEPAKELSDNIQYYSSDVVALKDLTVENRLDAVITADIVGYEAIDNGFAIKEVGKPLWVEQPSIAVRKDNKELTEAIDKALKELVDEGKYKEISEKWFDRDLLDIDLEGVELLE; from the coding sequence ATGGGAAAATTCAAGATGATGCTGCTCATGCTTGCAGCGTCCGTCCTTCTGCTGGCAGCATGCGGCAAAGACGATGACGGCAAAGCGTCAGGCAGCGACAGCGGCTCGAAGGATGCCGGTTATGAATTAGTGAAAAAGGGGAAGTTCACGTACGCAGCAAGCGGTGTGTACAAGCCGTTCAGTTATGAAGATAATGGGAAATTGACAGGGTTCGATATCGAGATCGGTGAAGCGATCGCCGATAAGCTCGGCCTGGACCCAGTGCCAGTCACGAACCCATTCGAGACGATCCTCCAGGGGCTCGTCGCAAAGAAATACGACGCAATCATCGGATCGATGGCCTATACGAAAAAACGGGCCGAGCAGGCTGATTTCACGGAGCCCTATTATTACTCCGGCGGCATGATCTGGGTATCGAAAGACAACGAAGATATCAAAACACCGGAAGATCTGGAAGGAAAGAAGATCGGTGTCGTTGCACAGTCGACCTATGAGGAGCCTGCGAAAGAGCTGTCGGACAATATCCAGTACTACAGCAGTGACGTCGTCGCGCTGAAAGACCTGACTGTCGAAAACCGCCTGGATGCGGTCATCACAGCGGACATTGTCGGCTATGAAGCCATCGATAATGGATTCGCTATCAAGGAAGTCGGCAAGCCACTGTGGGTGGAGCAGCCGTCGATTGCCGTCCGCAAAGACAACAAGGAGTTGACAGAAGCGATCGATAAGGCGCTGAAAGAGCTCGTTGACGAAGGGAAATACAAAGAGATCTCAGAGAAGTGGTTCGACCGCGATCTTCTGGATATCGATCTGGAAGGTGTCGAATTGTTGGAATGA
- a CDS encoding amino acid ABC transporter permease yields MPEVLVTIYEVFIRTYKGFLEAGLLTIEITAIAVVIGTLLGLLFALMKISNSKILQTIANLYINIIRGTPLIVQIMFLYYGITSIIILSNFWAGAIALGIHNGAYIAEIFRGSIQGVDRGQREASLALGMNRTQTMRRIIFPQALRRAIPPLGNQFIITLKDSSLVYVIGVSELFGLANREAASSFLPLETFLVVGLYYLVLVMIFTALLRWYENKLDVDK; encoded by the coding sequence GTGCCTGAAGTTCTCGTGACGATATATGAAGTGTTCATACGGACGTACAAAGGATTTCTGGAAGCGGGTCTGCTGACAATCGAAATCACGGCAATCGCTGTCGTGATCGGTACATTGCTCGGACTCTTGTTCGCGCTCATGAAAATCTCGAATTCCAAGATCCTGCAGACGATCGCAAATCTATATATCAACATAATCCGCGGGACACCGCTGATTGTGCAGATCATGTTTCTATACTACGGAATCACATCGATCATCATCCTGTCCAACTTCTGGGCCGGAGCGATCGCACTTGGTATCCACAATGGTGCGTACATTGCGGAAATTTTCCGGGGGTCAATCCAGGGGGTCGACAGAGGTCAGCGGGAAGCGAGTCTTGCACTCGGCATGAACCGGACGCAGACGATGCGCCGGATCATCTTTCCGCAAGCCCTTCGGCGGGCCATTCCGCCGCTCGGCAACCAGTTCATCATTACGCTGAAAGACTCCTCACTTGTCTATGTGATCGGTGTATCGGAGCTCTTCGGTCTTGCGAACCGGGAGGCCGCTTCCTCCTTCCTGCCACTTGAGACGTTCCTCGTGGTCGGCCTGTATTACCTCGTGCTCGTCATGATCTTCACAGCGCTGCTCAGATGGTATGAGAACAAACTGGACGTGGACAAATAA
- a CDS encoding amino acid ABC transporter ATP-binding protein: protein MIKAENIHKSFGKLEVLKGIDMEVHPGEVVVMVGVSGSGKSTFLRCLNFLELTNDGVITIDGKPVDQKKDDLSKVRAEVGMVFQHFNLFPHKTVLENVMEAPVIVKKEDKGKAKTKAMEILGKVGLSDKADVYPNKLSGGQKQRVAIARALAMEPKALLFDEPTSALDPELVGEVLQVMQELAEEGMTMVVVTHEMKFAKEVADRIIMLNEGVIIEDADPDTFFNHSTNERTRQFLEMVNV from the coding sequence ATGATCAAAGCAGAAAATATCCATAAGTCGTTCGGTAAGCTGGAAGTGCTGAAAGGAATCGACATGGAAGTGCATCCCGGCGAAGTGGTCGTCATGGTCGGTGTCAGCGGATCCGGCAAGAGCACATTCTTGCGCTGCCTCAATTTTCTGGAGCTGACGAACGACGGTGTGATTACAATCGACGGAAAACCGGTCGATCAGAAAAAGGATGACCTGTCGAAAGTCAGGGCGGAAGTCGGTATGGTGTTCCAGCACTTCAACCTCTTCCCGCATAAGACGGTGCTGGAGAATGTCATGGAGGCCCCGGTCATCGTCAAGAAGGAAGACAAAGGCAAGGCGAAGACGAAAGCGATGGAGATTCTTGGGAAAGTCGGCCTGTCCGACAAAGCGGACGTCTACCCGAACAAGCTGTCGGGCGGACAGAAGCAGCGTGTCGCCATCGCCAGGGCCCTCGCGATGGAACCGAAGGCCCTGTTGTTCGACGAGCCGACGTCCGCACTTGACCCGGAACTCGTCGGTGAAGTTCTGCAGGTTATGCAGGAACTCGCGGAAGAAGGGATGACGATGGTCGTCGTCACCCATGAGATGAAGTTCGCGAAAGAAGTGGCGGACCGGATCATCATGCTGAACGAAGGCGTCATCATCGAAGATGCAGATCCCGATACATTTTTCAATCATTCGACAAATGAACGGACGCGGCAGTTCCTTGAAATGGTCAACGTCTGA
- the rluF gene encoding 23S rRNA pseudouridine(2604) synthase RluF → MRINKFLSEAGIVSRRGADKWIDEGRVVINGRPAELGSQVAAGDQVEVDGKPVAAQEQLVYIMLNKPVGITSTTERHVKGNVVDFVNHPLRIFHIGRLDKDSDGLLLLTNDGDIVNEILREEHGHEKEYIVTVDHPITDSFIRQMEQGVAILDTVTKPCKVKKLGARKFNITLTQGLNRQIRRMCSALGYNVVSLRRMRIMNLKLGSLPVGQWRDLTETERTNLFKELDYTPKR, encoded by the coding sequence ATGCGTATCAATAAATTCCTGAGCGAAGCGGGCATCGTATCACGCCGCGGAGCGGATAAATGGATCGACGAAGGACGGGTGGTCATCAACGGCAGGCCCGCGGAGTTAGGAAGTCAGGTGGCTGCAGGCGACCAGGTGGAAGTGGACGGCAAACCGGTTGCCGCACAAGAGCAGCTCGTCTATATCATGCTGAACAAACCGGTCGGCATCACGAGTACGACCGAACGCCATGTGAAAGGGAACGTCGTGGATTTCGTCAATCATCCGCTGCGCATCTTCCATATCGGCCGTCTCGACAAAGATTCCGATGGCCTGCTGCTTCTGACGAACGATGGGGATATCGTTAACGAAATCCTGCGCGAGGAGCATGGGCACGAGAAGGAATACATCGTGACGGTCGACCATCCGATCACGGACAGTTTCATCCGCCAGATGGAACAGGGGGTCGCCATCCTGGATACGGTGACGAAGCCCTGCAAAGTCAAAAAGCTCGGTGCCCGGAAATTCAATATCACCCTGACACAGGGGTTGAACCGTCAAATACGTCGGATGTGCTCAGCGCTCGGCTACAATGTCGTCAGTCTCCGCCGGATGCGTATCATGAATCTCAAGCTCGGAAGTCTGCCTGTCGGCCAATGGCGGGACCTGACGGAGACGGAACGTACCAACTTGTTCAAAGAGCTGGACTATACGCCGAAACGCTGA